The Gossypium hirsutum isolate 1008001.06 chromosome D02, Gossypium_hirsutum_v2.1, whole genome shotgun sequence region agAGTGTAGGAACGTTACCAATTCACAAATTTCGCATTTGATTAAGCTAAATTGTTATTTTTCACCCTTATGCAGCTCAATCCTTTCATTCCTCTATCTCTAGTCTTAAAATATCTAGAAAGAAAATGATAGTTGAGAAGAAGttggaagaaggaaaaaaaaggaaaaaaaaatatttgttctCCATTTTCCTTCTCCCCTTATATAGCCACTTTCATATTGATCGTTCAACACTTTCCATCCAAGCACTAAcccaatttaatataaaatattagaaacaaGCCATTATTCCCCAACAGGTCTCTTAGAAAATTTGACAATCCTCACTAATGCCCAATTTAGCCTccaagttttacaaattggtacaaatAAGATGTCgtaggatcaaattgaaatctATAAAATAACTCAGGGTCTCCAGTCAAATATGAACAAGTCTTGATGAAAAAATCAGGTGTGACAAATTCTTCAAATCTACCCATATCAAACCAAGAGTTGTttcttgattttattgaaaaccaagatttgaaatcttgattgtTAAGTTGGAACTCATCTCCTTGAAGCTTTTGAAATCCATTTAACACAAATTTTTGCAAGAACAAGTTCATCGTTGCTCGAATCTACTTGGATCTTGAACATTTTTGGAAGGTCTATGTGCATTCTTTTGctgatctttttaatttttgaatgatCTTTTTCAACTGCTTTTGGGTTCTTTCCAAGATAATTTGTTGCGCTGTAAAAACACTCGAGCGGAGATGGAAATGAGATGCACAATGAAAGTGGTGATCTAGTTGCTGAAATGTAGATGGTGGCGTTGATCTCAATGATGGAGAAAGATTTTGGGAAAATTGTTCGCATCCAATGGCCAAACATGACTAATAGAGATACAATTCTGATTGTTGCAAAGCTAAAGGTGACTATTATTGGAACTCTTACGCTGATTCAAGCGACTGTCTCCGCTAGTAAGATGAATAGCAAAGGAGAGCTTTGTGCTTAAGATGTTTTGGCAATGGCCAGGTTGCACCCAACTAATGAAGTAGGCTAGTGAGATATTAAAAGAGACATATTGCAAGAAAGGGTTAACAACTTCAGTTTGGGGGTTCGAAAATTATAATTCATTGCGAGGGTGAGATAAATGTGGTTGAGGAAACTAGTTGGCAAGGTTGCTCGAAAGAACCCATGGCTTTTTTCTCAGATTCCCACAAACAGTGCCAATTGTCGGTGTCCACTTGTGGCAAGTTGTACGGACCGGGCTGGACTAATGCTTCGCAAGGTAGAAAATAGTTAAAAGGGACTCTAAGGTAGGAGTGTATTGGTTCGGTTTGATCGGTTCGTTTTAGAATTTAAGAAACGTCCatcataatttaatttgatttatttatcatttttttccattttaaattttgacaTTGAATTTTTAGACTTGTTTTTGACAAAATAAGCTTTGCTTCATAGATTTTGAATATGATTTGTcaataattttaaagaaataatattaatcaataagcttttatatgatatttttgtgaaacatattttatatatagaacatttaaattatttttacgattttaaatataaaatattagttttatatcataaaatattaaaattaattataaattaaataaaaataaaattcttttctttttttaacttgCATTTCATAAACTGTCTAAACACctcaaatcaaataaaattttgttcTTGTGTTCAAAACTCATATATGTCACACAAATATGAAGAAATTCAAAAGCCctctaaatacatgaaaaaacttagaaaaaactAACCATACCCGTGCGGATACATGCCGTTATCCACTATTCACACCCAAATCCAAGTACCATTGCTGACCAGGAGGGTTATCCACTATTCACACCCAAATCCAAGTACCATTGCTGACCAGGAGCCGAGTAAAGAGATAAAGTGCAATTGTCTGACCTATAAATCACTAGTATCATTGACATGCATTGTTAATTTTGGTATCCACTAATCGACTAACAACCATGATCGAAGAGAAGTACAAAGAATTTGGTAAAATGGACCCACCCATCAAATCTTGGAAAATTCTTCAACATCCGAGGAAAGATGAGAAGAATTGTAAGAGTGTATGACATCTGAAGTTGCTGATGCTGATAATGTTCATCCAGGACGGGTTGGACACAGCAAACCTGATCATATCCCTGATGTAGAAATGTACAAGCCATTGCAAGAGAGCAATGTCTCAACATATTGCTATAGGAGATACTGGCTCACCTAGTGGGATAAATTACAGGTTGACCAGAGGAGTAACGTGGATAGCAATAATGCTTATCCAGATTATGTAATCCCTTCCAGTCAGCATGCTCATGGCACCCTTATTGCTGGTGATACCATGTATGATTTAACAGAGTTCAGTGGTATTTTGGGTTAGTGGTCAAGTGAGCTTGCATTTGGTTTAAAGCATCATGAAAATAATATCTTTCCCCTGTCTGAGAGACCAATATGAGAGGTAACGACAAAGTGGCTTCTTCTTTGGGGCCACCAAAGACAGTGGAGTATCATTGCATGGAACCAGGAAACCAACGAGGCAAGCATGGAATTCCCCATTTATTACATGTCTTGTAGTCTAAAGAATGTCCCTCAAGGCTTATGGTGGTTCACTTGATAGGAtaacaaaccaaaacataaaaaGCAAGCCTTGAGATGTTACATTGGGAAGTTTGTTTGAATAATTGAGAAAGACAAAGCATTGTCATGATAGACTACTAAGATACGAATCATGATTATATGACAGCCATTTGAAACATATAAATAGATTGGTGTAGTAGGTATATACAAGCAATTTCGAGTTTGATGTTCATACTAAGAACTACAAGCACATAATGAAAGTATCGAACAAGACATACAAGAACATAATTTTCGTATCTGAGAGACAGATATGTATAAGATCTATAAGTTAAATTCTAGTTTCAGAAACAACTTGCAGAATTCGAAGAGTAATTGAAGTTGATTCATGCTTTCAACATATGTAAGGTTATTTTCTGCTGCAATTCATCTTTCCTTGCCCCCAAAACTTTGTCAACTATTTTGCCTTGTTTCATAAAGATAAAAGTAGGCAATGCCTCCACGGCAAAATCTCGAGTCACGGTCTGCAAAATACAAGAGCATGTCGTGAAGTTAATATAAATCAAAAGCTATATTACAAACTATAATTAGCAAAGGCTTTTAAGAGATCTTACCTTCAAGTCATCCGCATCCACCTTCAAGAATATGACATCGGGCAGCTTCTTAGCAAGCTCTACAACGACGGGTGTAATGAAACGGCATGCCCCGCACCATGAAGCTGTGAAACTTACCACCGCCTAACCAGGGAAatctttttttaagaacaagtagGTAAAAAGGGAATCCTAATGACTATTCTTTTAATGCAAGCACTAACTACGCTAAAGAAACGAGATCGTGCAAAGAACACTACATAAATCGCAGTAATGAACTCCTAGCAAGTAATAGTAAATTTGACATCTGATTTCAAGCCCATCAATGATTGAATCACGTAAACAATCAATTtcactatttaacccaaattttTTTCGCTTAATTCAGTGCATTACCTCTGGGAATCGGGGTGGTGGGGGGGGGGTTGGGGGAATCAAATTCAAACGAACAAAAGGTAAAAGCGAACCAAGTGAAGAAAACCCAGTTtctcaaaattttgggaaattgaGAGAAAAAAGTAAAATTCTACCAGTTTCATTGAGGCGTTTGCTGCATGGAGCTGCTCGTTCCATGAAGCAAAAGTCTGGCAGTTGATTAATTGTCCCTCTTCCGCCATTGCTTTCCCTCAGATTCCTTACTCACTCAAAAGTCAGGCTTATAAAGCCCAAATTATGATGCTTTACAGTGCTCGACTTGTGCGTAAAAGTCTTTGGCCATGACTGCCTCCACACCACGAATTGGTCGGGGGAAATCTCTTATCCTTTTTATTATAACGcacatcaattaaaaaaaaaagattatatatggAGGTGCTTTGTTATTTTGTACTTACTTCATACTtaattttttctttcactttattcctactaaaatttgaaaatagtaaGCCAATGTTTACTTTACTGAcgttcttaatataagttaaacTAACACTGATTATCAATAGCATAATCACAAATGATAATCTCATATgtagtataaatttttttatcatgttATTAGTTATTAATGTTACGTCAGTATATTTAACAATGTTAGTTAGATATATAAAAGAAGTATCGAGTTGGATTATGATTTTTAAGTTTAGGCATCaattatgtcaattttttttatgtaacaaGTAGGTTTAGATACCTCCGTATATATTaaccctttaaaaaaaattttaataaattattttttacaatttaaaatttaaataatttagtttatattattaaatatctcaatttagatttttatattattaaaaaatgttagattaaatttaaagttaaactagaaataaaaaatatttgtttttttaaaggtttaacttacaaattgatacttaaattacggttttattttcattttggcacttaaataaaaatttttgtcGCAAATGGtacttataattaaaaattaccatgtggcaaaaaaaagataaaaagtattattttctttttacaaataCTAGAAACTTTATTACATGCATATGCGTGTGAAAACTATGTATTTAAAACACATATTTgtgtttaaaataacatataataattaatgaaatgtataatttgaaactaattaataataacacattaaatatttacgatattaaaataaaaaaaaagttagattaaattgtaattaaaataaatttaaacatattgaATATATCAGGTTAAGATTACTAAATGAATACAGTTATTTATTATGGTGTTGTCATCTATCTTAAGTTAGTGTTAAGTTAATTTGTGATACCATCttaatcaacaacattattaatgtATACAATTGTTGGAgctaataaagtgtgcataataaaattaaaatagtaaaaataaaactttggttaagtgataaatttaaaattttgctaaCCTAATTGACATGAGTTCAAATCCCATCAtagacatttttatttttcaaataatataatttattttaaatgcgaAGGGACATTAAAGTATTTTCTATAACTGCGTTGGGACACCAACTCAACAAAgggatttataaataaataaatatatatatttcttttttactttatatCTTTTTCGGTTATTCTTTCCCTAATAGTAGGTTTCTTCTACAAGTGTAAGCTTTTTAGACTTCatgattttgatcattttcaGAACCAGATTGATAGTTGAACCGGTCATGCCACTAATTTTTAGTTTGATTAGTTCgtgttattaaaaattataaaaaaatactttaaatagagaaaaccatttaaactgattttttttagtttggttAAATTAATCTGCATTAGTTCGCGGATCAATCGATTCAATTCATATCTCAAAAGTGATATCTCTATTGGTTCTCCATCCAAATGGCTAGTCTGGTCCGATTTTgaaaacattaattttgattgatgaaataatttttttgatctCCTCAAGTCTAGCAAGCAGCCGGTAAAGTTTGAAAAGAGAATTAATCACCAACATCTCAACTTCGGGAAGGTAAATTTCGAGTATTACTAACATTGTCAAACaatataaaggaaaaaaatagaaaaaaataagaaaaataatgtaaaaaaagtaaaagtaataaaaaatattttttaaaggttataatatATGGCAGtctagatttttttaatatatataatattttaatgtaaaataagtaatataaaaataattttagtaccacttataataaaaaaaataaaataccagGTTAGAAAAGATATATTTAAAACAAttgttaaaatttcatgttatctcatttctttttatataatacGTACTAAATGATGTTTTTAATGATAGAAAGGTTAATTCACGGTTTAGTTGTATTGATGTGATCCTCCTCTGTGTTGGGTTGGACTAGGGACTTGCAGATCATATAAAAATGACTCTGAAACTTGAACTAATAATAAGATAATTAAGAGGTTCCCATACATTCTAtaaatggatttttttatttgttaattgggTTGCCATCATTTGCTTTTAGGTAAAAGTGTAAGAGTTTGAAAAATCtgagtaaattaataaattcatcacttgttaaaaatttcaactatttttacAGTAAAAATTGGTCTTTGTATGTCAGTGTGACATACATATAATAAGCCACATGTCATTGTTTAATTATTCTATCAGGAACACTAATTTTAAAGACAAAACTTTTAACAAAAATGATTGATTTATTTcttaatctaatatataaagattaatttatttattttttaataaaaaatataatttaactcttgCAGTATAGAATTTTTACTTCCGCCTTTATATTTTACTGCCACTTCTTTTCTTTCCTGTTGAGCAGCACAAAAAGCCTGGCATGATAACCCAAAGAGGGCCAAGTTTGCAGTGTAACCTGCTGTACTTCAGCTAAATCTAGGGCCCTGCAATATTGGACTTAAGAGATGAGTTGTTGGGTTCCTATAGTTGGATTTTCATTTGAAATATGCTCTTCCATACATACATAATGATAATATTGGCCTATACAACTTTTTATAGCCTCGAAAGGGGAGTGCCTCCAACTTACTTGTTATGCAAGATTTTGTTTTACTCTACTTGTGAATGCGTTACCTACTTTACACACATGGAATAGAGTGGAGACAATCGAGTTGGCACCCTGAGTCCTTTCAACTCGGAAGCATTCAGTGTACGAAGTTATAGCAGAATGGACCCCATTTGAGTATCACACTTTCACTTTGACCTTCCAAATCACATTCAGTGTACCAAGTCAGATGTCACCTCTATAACCCTCCCATCTTTTCTCCtttgtttttagttatttttagggTTGGGGTTggagttttattttatataatttatatatgatttaaacaaaaatattttgattaattaattaataagtttaattaatttaaatgaatttaaaaattaattaatcagtCTGCGTTTATGGTGATGGATTTTAATTAACTTCAGAAAGAATTGTTCTTATCTCCAACCGATCACGCCGTTCCATATTGTTAAATTCACCATTATCCATTTCCTCTTTTCTCTCCTCCAGAATTTCCTAAATCCAACtactttttccatttctttttttcttcagtTTTTGCCACATGAGCTTGTGTACAGACAAGAGCCTAGGCCAAGTGTGTCTATGAGAAATGGCAGTGAGATTTGCTGTCGACACGAGCTAACAGGGTTTCCATGCCAAACCCATCTTAAGACACGTTTCGGGCAAGCTTAATCACCCCCATTGGAGCTCTTATCTCCCCTTTTCTATCATATAAATACCATTAACCCCAATGTGCTTATCAGTTATCAATCACTTTCTTTCTGCACCTTTTCCTTACTCCCCCAGGTTCCCTGTTGGAACAATGTCAACATCAATGACGGGTGGTGGCTTTGGAGAAAGAAAACAAGCGAGGAAGCCAGCACAAGCAAGCTCGAGAAAAGGGTGCATGAGAGGAAAAGGTGGTCCAGAAAACGCTCTCTGCACTTACAAAGGTGTGAGGCAGAGAACTTGGGGTAAATGGGTTGCTGAAATTCGTGAACCGAATCGTGGTGCTCGTCTTTGGCTTGGAACTTTCGACACTTCTCATGAAGCAGCAATGGCTTACGATGCTGCCGCACGTAAACTCTATGGCTCGGATGCCAAGCTCAATTTGCCTGAATTATGTGCCAACAACCCTCAGTCTCAACCTTCTTCAGCAGCTAATCCTCAGATGGCTCCGATGGTGAATTACCAACCCCAAAACGTGAGCAATTCAGGTATGAGTATGATCAGTTCATCATCAAATAACCCAACTATTAGGGTCAATGACATGACACCAATACCAGTGTACAACAATGACTCCTCAGTAATGCCTTCTTTCCCCAACGAGAGCATTGCTCTTCAAGGGAACATGGATGCAAAGTTTGGACAGATTACTGAAGATGGAATTGAGGGGTTCTGGGAAAATATGAACGCCAACTTGCCTCTTTTAGACGACTCCATTTGGGCTGAAACTGCTATGTCTTTGGAATTTCCAATGATGGGTGATCCAGGCAGTTTCGCTAGCAACCTTATGGAAGCAACTGGTTGGGACGCTTTGCAATCCCCATGGTGCATGTAAATTTTAAAGCTAAACTAAGCTAAGCTTAACTAGATGCTGTTAAGATAAATGGTACGTCAAAGTCATAAGAATACTGTGCATAAATGTGTATATTATATAGAATATATGAGTTTCCTACTGTCTACACTCTATATCCATGAAAACTACATAGGGTGTTTTCTGTGGTTTATAACGTGGGTCGGAgtttttaattcttatttttattttatttatgtttctctAAGTATCAATCACGTGCTGTTTCCAGGCCTAGCCAACCAGCTTCTATGGTCAAGTGAAAGGTTTTGTGAAAAGAACAAATATGTGTACATGTAAATTCGAAAACAGAAAATCTTACGTTGTCCACCAATAATACGTAGTGTAAGTTTTTCGAAGCCATTGCTTGGTTTCTGTCAGGAATAAGTGGGCAACTTATCAATCAATTCAAAAGTTGATTTTTATGATTAGCAATCATAATCTTTGCAGACTCTAAAGAATTTACAACGTtatgaaaagaacaaaaacaaaatgaATCCATGTTTTGTTTGGATTTGCTCAGTAATAATCTTCTTCTTATCTTTCCTTGTCAGCATCAGCAGTTTTTTagtctttctttttcttggtacATACGACAACACACATTTGTTCGGTTTTTCTTACTTCAAAAATGGTCAAAACTTCCGTTCTCAAAAGCAGTTTGCTGACTCTTCTGGTGTTCTCAAAACAAGATGATGTTGGGGTTTCAATTAAGTCCTATCAATAAGATGTCTTTATGTATGAAATTAGTGATTTTTTTCTTACCATTTTATAATTAATGTTAACATATTTTCATAGTATAGTTAATGTAAACAtacacattttcataatataattgaTGTATAAATGCTTTCTCATAGTTTAATTAATGTAAACACGATTTCTCATTATATAATTAAGCTAAAAATCTTATAGCAGTTGATTCAACTTCATTTTTAATCAGTATAATTAAAGGTTTAATTTATCATCATgccatatattataaaataagaaaaaaaaggaaaggaaaggattAAAAACTAAGTTCACATGCATATATGGATATGTATGTATACAATCGCTTTTTCATATATAGATAtgtgtataataaaaaaataattagttgtaatataataaaatttctgGTTAAATTTGATATCACATATAAAATGACATACACAAAATACAAGAAAACAAAAGCTAAATTGaagaaaatattattacaaaTTCTTAGGCTTAATTCTagaattagattttattttatttccttatttagaGTATGTAAACTTGTATAAAAACAAGCTAACCGATGGAATACAAGTAACGTTCATAAgtgtattttcttttcttattttcaaatatattattttcttcattttctataaaatatataaacataattatGTCATTTAaaccttttacaaaaaaaaaaaagtaaatttatcCTATACTCTTAAACATTTTGAATGGCCGCGAACTCAATTTgacaatatttaatattttacgaactaataaaataataataattagaatatgaaatatTACAAATGCAttattatgtctaaaatatgaAAGTAAAGGCCAATTTCGTTTGTACTCACCAATCATGTGCAACTTGATTAGAAATGATCTAATAGACAATGTAACATATCTGGTAATCATGTGCAACTTGATTGAAGTATCGCTTTAGTTGTGTTAGTGTAGGAATGGGACAAATGGTAAGACTCCAATGGAAgaaggatgtaacacccctaacccgtatccatcgttgaattagggttacgaggcattactgaacaaaacacaaccatctcaaaatcaatacatatatattatacatatacatatacattaaaTATGCAAAATGTTAAACTTCTCttctaaccatttttaataaacaAAGACATTATAATCCAACTAGTAAAGACATTACAAACTAGCAAATCTATAAGGAAATAAACCATTTTAGTATAGCTATTATATTCATATACAATACAACAAAGTACGACcttcaaaacatttatctagtctgtacatgccatagttagaatttaaatattttaaataccgaGACAATAGATAAGGTGATAaacttgctgacgatccctgagcttgaagcttgatttgattttttttgatctATAAACAGATAGAcgtaaacaaacaaagtaagcttacatagcttagtaagtctatagcataactaaaatatatataaaaaagaataatataaattcataattaaacttaTTGAAATCGCAAATACGACATATATTACTATTTGAATATTTGTTACTCATAATCATCttatttataatcaaatatatgTACTCGTAGAATGCTTAccaatgaatatataaatatgtatatacaatatGCATAACAATTGTATATTTAAATACTCATCAAAAACTTACAACCGAATACTTTTATATATCATTTACATATAAACAAATGCATACATCATTATCAAATACCTAAAACCGAATGCATATACACTTCATATGTGTGTAACCGAACGCATATTTATGTACTTAACAAATTTtataaccgaatatatatatacatacacatcaaACGAATATAACCAAATACATTTATACTTACCAAAATGCATATATAGATGTCTCACATACATCTATCTGAATGCGAATATACCtaacaatttcataaaattgaatatatatataaatccatactcatcaaatacatataaactaatgtttatatgctcatcaaaCACAATgaccaaatgtatatacatattctatAAATCCATATGACTAAATCATACACATATTCGATACATGTAAACACATGATATGAATAGATTCACCGGCACAAAACTTGCTAGGCTTAAGGCCTGATTCAATAcactggcacttagcctgctagacataaagtctgaaatgtttcaccggcgtcaagcctgctagacttaaagtctaaAATGTTTCACCGGCgtcaagcctgctagacttaaagtctgaaatgtTTCACCGGCGACAAGCCTGCTAGGCACCGAGCCTGAACACTCAATCTATATAAATACAAATCACTTtcaaaatgtatatgtatataagattccatgtataaaaatttagctcaatatatataaattatacctTTAAACCACATAGGTATATAAAGTTCAGATATTGAATCCAGCTCAATAACTTAATTATACATATGATCATATACAGATATATAACTTAATATATTAAGGCCTACTATTAATATCATACATTCGAACATCTTATAGTAATCCAAGCTAACAATTTTGTACCTTCAACTCCATTCAAAAGCTTCACATGAATATAATTACATAATTGAATCTCACATAAACTTATATAATTATCATACCTaaattcaatacataaacatgtacatatataagttTGTATATATTCGAGTCTCATACATACTTTATATAATAGTCATACCTAAATTTAACACAAAAACATATTCAATTATATTTGTATTTCCGAACTTCATATaaacttatataaaaattatacccAAACTCAATACAAAAACatatacatgtaaatatatatttatgtgctCATTCAATtctatcatatacatataaatttcaaCTCACATGTACATACCATTTCAAAACTACTTAtgcaaatataacatatatatttttaatcaatccAATAGTTTGTACATATATgtacttacatatatatacattcaaaccttatatatatatatacactatacATACCTTTCGATTAATAACCAAGAATTTATACATAAGCCATATTCATTCTTCAACTAAATTCAAGAGCTTACATATATctgtatacatatatgtatattcgaacattaatcatatatttatatatatacatattatttttactttgacTAAATTCAAGCTATATACTTTCAATTTGAGCTCATCCAaatgcaatatatatatgtatatatatatatattaattaataacattaaattgctagttgacttacctcggacggtgAAAAATTGAAATCGGACGATTATTCGACGATTTtagctttcccccgatctaactccgatttctttggttcttggtCTAAATATATCCAGAATGagctaatttaaatattaaaacattcaatttaatccaaaaacacataaataggcaaattaccattttcccctaatattttacacattttgcaatttaatcccaattgcataaaacacaatttacacaaaatTTCACAACAACATAGCTAGGTCGAATCTTCCTTGTATTCACACAAGTCCATGCAttacatttatttttcattttagtccctctaaaatttatttttttaatttagccctaattactcaaatttaccaaaaattcaaagacaaaacatgttaatctaacacatatatttcataatccatcatcaaacatcatagaacacaattattcattaatggcataactcaaaatattcatcaaaatcaaaaattctagcatgggtcgaatagtattcgaagcaacgatctcaaaaatataaaaattatcaaaaaccgagctagaactcaccttgaatcaagctcaacaatggccgaatacccTAGCTATGTTTctatgttttcttttgttttgtttcgtGATGAAGATGAAGGGAAAAAAATGATAATggctttttttaatgtttattataacataataatatattataccttattataacatatatatattatattaataatataagaaaaccATATATATCACCTAATGCCGTCCACTAACTtggaaaatggcttaattgccacaTAGAACCTCCAATTTATAAAGACAAaaacaattaagcactttcatatttaaccttcaaattttcactttacgcaatttagccattttctcaaattaagcatacaaacagtaaaattatttcacgaaactttcacatatataatttcacacatatttaacacagaaaataatattaaaatatttttagacttggattcgtggtctcgaaaccactttgtcagattagggtcaaaattgggctgttacaaaggaTCAATTGGAAGGACTGAGATGGGTGAGATCGATAGCTAAAGTCGATGGTGAAGTT contains the following coding sequences:
- the LOC107910206 gene encoding thioredoxin H-type → MAEEGQLINCQTFASWNEQLHAANASMKLAVVSFTASWCGACRFITPVVVELAKKLPDVIFLKVDADDLKTVTRDFAVEALPTFIFMKQGKIVDKVLGARKDELQQKITLHMLKA
- the LOC107910207 gene encoding dehydration-responsive element-binding protein 2D isoform X3, encoding MCLSVINHFLSAPFPYSPRFPVGTMSTSMTGGGFGERKQARKPAQASSRKGCMRGKGGPENALCTYKGVRQRTWGKWVAEIREPNRGARLWLGTFDTSHEAAMAYDAAARKLYGSDAKLNLPELCANNPQSQPSSAANPQMAPMVNYQPQNVSNSVMPSFPNESIALQGNMDAKFGQITEDGIEGFWENMNANLPLLDDSIWAETAMSLEFPMMGDPGSFASNLMEATGWDALQSPWCM
- the LOC107910207 gene encoding dehydration-responsive element-binding protein 2D isoform X2, with protein sequence MCLSVINHFLSAPFPYSPRFPVGTMSTSMTGGGFGERKQARKPAQASSRKGCMRGKGGPENALCTYKGVRQRTWGKWVAEIREPNRGARLWLGTFDTSHEAAMAYDAAARKLYGSDAKLNLPELCANNPQSQPSSAANPQMAPMVNYQPQNVSNSVYNNDSSVMPSFPNESIALQGNMDAKFGQITEDGIEGFWENMNANLPLLDDSIWAETAMSLEFPMMGDPGSFASNLMEATGWDALQSPWCM
- the LOC107910207 gene encoding dehydration-responsive element-binding protein 2D isoform X1, producing MCLSVINHFLSAPFPYSPRFPVGTMSTSMTGGGFGERKQARKPAQASSRKGCMRGKGGPENALCTYKGVRQRTWGKWVAEIREPNRGARLWLGTFDTSHEAAMAYDAAARKLYGSDAKLNLPELCANNPQSQPSSAANPQMAPMVNYQPQNVSNSGMSMISSSSNNPTIRVNDMTPIPVYNNDSSVMPSFPNESIALQGNMDAKFGQITEDGIEGFWENMNANLPLLDDSIWAETAMSLEFPMMGDPGSFASNLMEATGWDALQSPWCM